The Xenopus tropicalis strain Nigerian chromosome 2, UCB_Xtro_10.0, whole genome shotgun sequence genome window below encodes:
- the LOC116408582 gene encoding beta-1,3-galactosyltransferase 5-like, translating to MNNQNILLIFQMLHLKWLIAKVLLIFCFGFCVLLLNLQDFCTICRKGIYSPSLRSATVRETFQLRPKIQCERNPPFLVLLVTTTHSQKEERNVIRQTWGKERLIGDKLVSTYFLLGAGTNPRLQEELIEESNTYNDIIQRDFIDTYYNLTLKTIMGIEWICTHCPQTTFVMKTDTDMFVNPLYLVELLVKKNQTTDLFTGSLRLDDGPVRDMNSKYYISTTEYPRAKYPPFCSGTGYVFSVDVAQKIQNVSSTVPFFKLEDVFVGMCLEKVNINLQNLHTEPTFHAYKKPFTICNYHKLVTSHGVRPRELYLFWEALRRSENVQC from the coding sequence ATGAATAACCAAAATATTCTCTTGATATTTCAGATGCTGCACCTGAAGTGGTTAATTGCAAAAGTGTTGCTGATCTTTTGTTTTGGCTTCTGTGTATTATTGTTAAATCTACAGGATTTCTGTACAATTTGCCGTAAGGGAATTTATTCACCTTCCCTGAGATCTGCTACAGTGAGGGAGACGTTCCAGCTGCGCCCCAAGATACAGTGCGAGAGGAACCCCCCATTCTTGGTGTTGTTGGTGACCACAACCCACAGTCAAAAGGAGGAGCGGAACGTTATCCGGCAGACTTGGGGCAAGGAAAGACTAATTGGGGATAAACTTGTTTCCACCTATTTCCTTCTGGGCGCCGGCACAAACCCACGCCTGCAAGAGGAACTCATTGAAGAAAGCAACACTTACAATGACATTATTCAGAGAGACTTCATAGACACATATTACAATCTGACCCTCAAAACCATAATGGGGATCGAATGGATTTGCACTCATTGCCCACAAACTACATTTGTGATGAAAACAGACACAGATATGTTTGTTAATCCATTGTACCTCGTGGAGCTGCTTGTAAAGAAAAATCAGACAACCGACCTCTTTACTGGTTCCCTCAGACTGGACGATGGACCCGTACGGGATATGAACAGCAAGTACTACATAAGCACAACCGAATACCCACGGGCTAAATACCCGCCATTTTGCTCAGGGACTGGGTACGTCTTTTCTGTAGATGTTGCACAAAAGATCCAGAATGTCTCCAGCACAGTCCCATTTTTCAAACTGGAGGACGTCTTTGTAGGGATGTGTCTGGAGAAAGTCAACATCAACTTGCAGAACCTTCATACTGAGCCAACGTTTCACGCATATAAAAAGCCATTTACTATCTGTAATTATCATAAACTGGTCACTTCGCATGGCGTCCGACCACGTGAACTTTACCTTTTCTGGGAAGCCCTGCGAAGGTCAGAGAATGTACAGTGCTGA
- the b3galt5.3 gene encoding beta-1,3-galactosyltransferase 5, with the protein MIPRWKQIFATMLLTSCFCFGVFFTKLQDFCIVCDKRIQTSSPYRLDNVGDPFLLKPKVQCERNPPFLVLLVTTTHSQLEARNAIRQTWGKKRQIGDKRVFTYFLLGTVTNLRLQEELIEESNTYNDIIQRDFIDTYYNLTLKTIMGVEWICTHCPQTTFLMKTDTDMFVNTLYLVELLVKKNQTTNLFTGSLREDDEPIRDMNSKWYISEKEFPGSKYAPFCSGTGYVFSVDIAHKILNVSSTVPFFKLEDVYVGMCLEKLEIKLQDLHTETTFFAYRPAFTICGYRKLVTSHGVEPYEMYLFWEALRRSEDEPC; encoded by the exons ATG ATCCCCCGATGGAAGCAGATATTTGCAACAATGCTGCTGACCTCTTGTTTTTGTTTTGGTGTATTTTTCACTAAACTCCAGGATTTCTGTATAGTTTGCGATAAGAGAATACAAACATCATCTCCCTATAGATTGGATAATGTGGGTGATCCATTTCTTCTGAAGCCCAAGGTACAGTGCGAGAGGAATCCCCCATTCTTGGTGTTGTTGGTGACCACAACCCACAGTCAACTGGAGGCGCGGAACGCTATCCGGCAGACTTGGGGCAAGAAAAGACAAATTGGGGATAAACGTGTTTTCACCTATTTCCTTCTGGGCACCGTCACAAACCTACGCCTTCAAGAGGAACTCATTGAAGAAAGCAACACTTACAATGACATTATTCAGAGAGACTTCATAGACACATATTACAATCTGACCCTCAAAACCATAATGGGGGTCGAATGGATTTGCACTCATTGCCCACAAACTACATTTTTGATGAAAACAGACACAGATATGTTTGTTAATACATTGTACCTCGTGGAGCTGCTTGTAAAGAAAAATCAGACAACCAACCTCTTTACTGGTTCCCTCAGAGAGGATGATGAACCCATACGAGATATGAACAGCAAGTGGTACATAAGTGAAAAAGAATTCCCAGGGTCTAAATACGCACCGTTTTGCTCAGGGACTGGATACGTCTTTTCTGTAGACATTGCACACAAGATCCTGAATGTCTCCAGCACAGTCCCATTTTTTAAACTGGAGGACGTCTATGTAGGGATGTGTCTGGAGAAGCTGGAAATCAAATTGCAGGACCTTCATACCGAGACCACGTTTTTTGCATATAGACCGGCATTCACTATTTGTGGGTATCGGAAACTGGTCACTTCGCATGGAGTCGAGCCATATGAAATGTATCTTTTCTGGGAAGCCCTACGAAGGTCAGAAGATGAGCCGTGCTAG